In Nicotiana tabacum cultivar K326 chromosome 21, ASM71507v2, whole genome shotgun sequence, one DNA window encodes the following:
- the LOC142175344 gene encoding uncharacterized protein LOC142175344: MVKDCLDYARRCKTCQFHANFIHQPSEIFHLTVASWPFDSWGLDVVGPLLKSSDNGKPFDNKLMNKICDLFGFKQHNSSMYYAAANGLAEAFNKTLCNLLKKVVSKSKRDWHERMA; this comes from the exons ATGGTGAAAGATTGTTTGGATTATGCTCGAAGGTGTAAAACTTGCCAATTCCATGCGAACTTCATACATCAACCATCTGAAATATTTCACCTAACTGTTGCCTCTTGGCCATTTGATTCTTGGGgtttggatgttgttggaccattGCTAAAGTCTTCTG ACAATGGTAAGCCATTTGATAACAAGTTGATGAATAAAATATGTGATctttttggcttcaagcaacacAATTCCTCCATGTATTATGCTGCTGCCAATGGACTTGCTGAGGCATTTAACAAGACGCTATGCAACTTGTTGAAAAAGGTTGTCTCTAAGTCTAAGAGAGATTGGCATGAGAGAATGGCATAA
- the LOC142175345 gene encoding uncharacterized protein LOC142175345, which translates to MIPDDWELSDELPGEDAMVIEIQPPWKMYFDGDVHREGVDAGIVFITSQGKVLPYSFTLTQRCSNNVAEYQALILGFEMVVDMKQLQLKVFGDSKLVINQLLGSYEVKKPELVPYHKYAQSLVSWLGEVTIQHVPRKENKRDDALAALASTLSLPDQTQVSVCQRWVVPPPNDYEEEESKVEHLAAVLEVEIEDWRQPFINYLCYGIFLENPRRKIKIRRRALHFLYYKNTLYKRSFDGVLLRYLGADESLQALQEEYSGVCGAHQSGTKL; encoded by the coding sequence ATGATTCCAGATGATTGGGAGTTGTCTGATGAATTACCTGGTGAGGATGCAATGGTTATCGAAATTCAACCTCCTTGGAAGATGTATTTTGATGGCGATGTACATCGTGAAGGAGTTGACGCTGGAATAGTATTTATCACTTCTCAAGGGAAGGTTCTGCCATATTCTTTCACTCTGACACAACGTTGCTCCAATAATGTTGCTGAATATCAAGCACTCATACTTGGATTTGAAATGGTTGTGGATATGAAACAATTGCAACTAAAAGTTTTTGGAGACTCCAAGTTAGTTATCAACCAACTTTTGGGTAGCTATGAGGTCAAGAAGCCAGAGTTGGTCCCATATCACAAATATGCTCAGAGTTTGGTAAGTTGGCTTGGAGAGGTAACTATCCAACACGTGCCGAGAAAGGAAAATAAGAGAGATGATGCATTAGCAGCCTTAGCTTCTACATTATCTTTGCCTGACCAAACGCAAGTTTCTGTTTGCCAAAGATGGGTAGTTCCTCCACCAAATGACtacgaagaagaagaaagcaaagtTGAGCATCTTGCTGCCGTTCTTGAGGTTGAAATTGAGGATTGGCGACAACCATTTATCAATTATCTTTGTTATGGAATATTTCTAGAAAATCCCCGAAGGAAGATAAAAATTCGAAGGAGAGCCCTTCACTTTCTTTATTACAAAAATACACTCTACAAACGATCATTTGATGGAGTGCTCTTACGCTATTTGGGGGCTGATGAATCCCTTCAAGCCCTGCAAGAAGAATATTCTGGAGTATGTGGAGCGCATCAATCTGGGACAAAACTTTAG